A genome region from Thermodesulfobacteriota bacterium includes the following:
- the purE gene encoding 5-(carboxyamino)imidazole ribonucleotide mutase, producing MGSDSDLPTMIAASKVFDEFNIPYEMRILSAHRTPVDMAKYAQEAHVRGIKVIIAGAGGAAHLPGMIAAHSPLPVIGVPISTEALSGLDSLLSIVQMPGGVPVATVAIGGAKNAALLAIEILGTSDEKILKKVIDYKENAAEESRKKNKRMPKNKK from the coding sequence ATGGGAAGTGATTCAGATTTGCCAACAATGATAGCCGCGTCAAAGGTGTTCGATGAATTCAATATTCCATATGAAATGAGGATTCTGTCTGCTCACCGCACACCTGTAGATATGGCTAAATACGCACAGGAAGCCCACGTGAGAGGTATTAAGGTGATTATTGCAGGCGCGGGAGGTGCCGCGCATCTTCCAGGAATGATTGCCGCACATTCACCACTTCCTGTAATAGGTGTTCCAATCAGTACTGAAGCCCTGAGTGGCCTTGACTCACTTTTGTCAATTGTACAGATGCCTGGTGGCGTGCCGGTTGCGACAGTCGCAATCGGGGGCGCGAAGAATGCTGCCCTTTTGGCCATAGAAATCCTTGGCACGTCGGATGAAAAAATACTGAAGAAGGTGATAGACTATAAGGAAAATGCAGCGGAAGAATCGAGAAAAAAGAATAAACGCATGCCAAAGAATAAAAAATAA